Proteins from a genomic interval of Candidatus Nitrosocosmicus arcticus:
- a CDS encoding copper resistance D family protein, producing the protein MDFRITLFLIISFGISFGLLTNIPIAISQEGSSTTISSSEAVTSTNDAIVKAVLIVSQVAVAGLTFNEIFYKSLNYLRNKSERENGRRDKNSYYRSSTRFLKLIALCAIAIIAVSTLLLFLQVSSLEQELGLDTYSTFEITLSTSVGFVWILRICTSLLIIGSVIIYHVLILRINHSEFQELGNNKSIFINRKTLISFAFPGIFLSCILLSLFSDSMIGHSNALSSFSGIAVFTDWVHLVAISIWIGGLFYISTIILENSKHNLLESKGKNNGNLDSEKSNESQSVFSSFLMNFSFVAIIALTVIGITGLYLGRIHLQNIWSLFFTVYGNILIIKISLTLPMIILGKYNQDRIDELSHTRINRVDIQVNKNREYLERSRDKIIIKKIKKSVKIESLLGITIITIASFLSVTSPPSLSNMNISESQGRAEIATMGVFSYLDSNAFSLLVIILSIIIVLFGMLNLRKHATKIKELKEKNDF; encoded by the coding sequence TTGGACTTTCGAATAACACTTTTTCTGATTATCTCATTTGGTATATCATTTGGCCTCTTAACTAATATTCCAATCGCCATTTCTCAGGAAGGTTCCTCTACCACCATCTCCTCCTCAGAGGCGGTAACGTCCACAAATGATGCAATAGTTAAGGCGGTATTGATCGTATCTCAGGTGGCCGTTGCAGGATTAACCTTCAATGAAATTTTTTATAAATCTCTAAACTATCTGAGGAATAAATCAGAAAGAGAAAATGGAAGAAGAGATAAGAATAGTTATTACCGAAGCTCAACCCGATTTTTAAAGCTAATCGCATTATGCGCGATAGCAATAATAGCTGTCTCTACATTATTGTTATTTCTCCAAGTATCCAGTTTGGAACAAGAATTGGGATTAGATACATATTCAACATTTGAGATAACACTTTCTACCTCTGTCGGTTTTGTATGGATATTAAGAATTTGTACTTCATTGTTGATTATTGGTTCTGTAATTATTTACCATGTTTTAATTTTGAGAATCAATCATAGTGAATTTCAGGAACTTGGGAACAATAAATCGATATTTATTAATAGAAAAACCCTCATCAGTTTTGCATTTCCAGGTATTTTTCTCTCATGTATCTTATTGAGTCTTTTTTCTGATAGTATGATTGGCCACAGTAATGCCCTATCTTCGTTTTCAGGGATAGCGGTTTTTACCGATTGGGTACACCTGGTGGCAATATCAATATGGATTGGAGGATTATTTTACATTTCAACAATAATTTTAGAAAATTCTAAACATAACCTGCTTGAATCCAAGGGAAAAAATAACGGAAATTTAGATTCAGAAAAGAGTAACGAAAGTCAATCAGTATTTTCAAGTTTTTTGATGAATTTTTCTTTTGTAGCTATTATAGCACTAACAGTAATTGGAATAACTGGATTATATTTGGGAAGAATTCATTTACAAAATATTTGGTCATTATTTTTTACAGTCTATGGGAATATCCTAATTATTAAAATAAGCTTGACTCTTCCAATGATAATACTAGGCAAATACAATCAAGATAGGATAGACGAATTATCACATACAAGGATAAACAGGGTTGATATACAAGTCAACAAGAATCGGGAATATTTAGAGAGATCTAGGGATAAAATAATAATCAAAAAAATAAAGAAATCGGTTAAAATAGAATCATTGTTGGGGATAACAATTATAACAATAGCCTCATTTCTGTCGGTCACATCACCTCCTTCTTTGTCTAATATGAATATCTCAGAAAGCCAGGGGCGAGCCGAAATAGCCACGATGGGAGTGTTCAGCTACCTAGATAGCAATGCTTTTTCACTACTTGTCATCATATTATCAATTATCATAGTCTTATTTGGCATGCTTAATCTACGAAAGCATGCAACTAAAATAAAAGAACTTAAGGAAAAAAATGATTTCTAG